One genomic region from Aliarcobacter cryaerophilus ATCC 43158 encodes:
- the purL gene encoding phosphoribosylformylglycinamidine synthase subunit PurL: MQKKDMNIEEIAIAHSLTKDEFENIKKILGREPNYVEVGIFSAMWSEHCSYKSSKKYLSGFPTKAPWVIQGPGENAGVIDIGDGYAAVFKMESHNHPSFIEPYQGAATGVGGILRDVFTMGARPIASMNSIRFASIEGNSEAAKKHRYLLKGVVAGIGGYGNCMGVPTIGGETSFEECYAGNNLVNAFTLGLAKTDEIFYGRAEGIGNPVIYVGSKTGRDGLGGAVMSSASFTEDSESKRPTVQVGDPFTEKLLLEACLELFKADLIVGIQDMGAAGLTSSSFEMAGRSGSGMIMHLDKVPAREEGMTPYDFMLSESQERMLICAKKGCEQKIIDIFQKWELDVAVIGEVTSSGHMELFWYGEKVADVPVQPVSEEAPVLDRPIKEPEYLKTIQNIKLDKQISNQVAFDELFSDMEVVDKSWIYSQFDSMVQTNTIKGPGSLDGSTIRIKETGKALSMSADCNTRFCYINPQLGAAAAVMESGRNVAMSGAVPKAITDCLNFGNPQNPEVMWQFKESCEGIKNACRALNTPVIGGNVSLYNETNGVSVFPTPSIAMVGINEDAQNVLPSKFQANGNILYLLGDTYSEFGGSLYLKKFYGKVAGTHPKVDFEKELALWNTVIEANKAKLLKSAKDVNLGGVAISLAKMAVVGNIGVEANISLEDSKDIFSESLSRAIVEVQLNNCEAFEKLASKNGVSYVAIGKTGGDKVIINDIFKELDNLSKVYFNRFKEVIEQDQ, from the coding sequence ATGCAAAAAAAAGATATGAATATAGAAGAGATAGCAATAGCGCACTCTTTAACAAAAGATGAGTTTGAGAATATAAAAAAAATCTTAGGAAGAGAACCAAACTATGTTGAAGTTGGTATCTTCTCTGCAATGTGGAGCGAACACTGCTCTTATAAATCAAGTAAAAAATATTTAAGTGGTTTCCCAACAAAAGCACCATGGGTTATTCAAGGTCCTGGTGAAAATGCTGGAGTAATAGACATTGGTGATGGATATGCTGCTGTATTTAAAATGGAATCACACAATCACCCAAGCTTTATTGAGCCTTATCAAGGAGCTGCAACTGGAGTTGGAGGAATTTTAAGAGACGTATTTACAATGGGTGCACGTCCAATTGCTAGTATGAACTCTATTAGATTTGCTTCAATTGAAGGTAATAGTGAAGCTGCAAAAAAACATAGATACTTACTAAAAGGTGTTGTTGCTGGAATTGGTGGATATGGAAACTGTATGGGAGTTCCAACTATTGGTGGAGAGACAAGTTTTGAAGAGTGTTATGCTGGAAATAATCTTGTAAATGCATTTACTTTAGGACTTGCAAAAACTGATGAAATTTTTTATGGACGAGCTGAGGGAATTGGAAATCCAGTTATTTATGTTGGAAGTAAAACAGGACGAGATGGTCTTGGTGGTGCAGTTATGTCAAGTGCTTCTTTTACGGAAGATAGTGAAAGCAAAAGACCAACTGTTCAAGTTGGAGATCCATTTACTGAAAAATTACTTTTAGAGGCTTGTTTAGAACTGTTCAAAGCTGATTTAATTGTTGGTATTCAAGATATGGGTGCTGCTGGACTTACATCTTCTTCATTTGAAATGGCAGGAAGAAGTGGTTCAGGAATGATTATGCATTTAGACAAAGTTCCTGCACGAGAAGAAGGAATGACTCCTTATGACTTTATGTTAAGTGAATCTCAAGAGAGAATGCTAATTTGTGCTAAAAAAGGCTGTGAGCAAAAAATAATTGATATTTTCCAAAAATGGGAACTAGATGTTGCTGTTATTGGTGAAGTTACAAGTAGTGGTCACATGGAGCTATTTTGGTATGGAGAAAAAGTTGCAGATGTTCCAGTTCAACCTGTATCAGAAGAAGCGCCAGTTCTTGATAGACCTATAAAAGAGCCAGAGTATTTAAAAACTATTCAAAATATAAAATTAGATAAACAAATTTCAAATCAAGTTGCTTTTGATGAGCTATTTTCTGATATGGAAGTTGTAGATAAATCTTGGATTTATTCTCAATTTGACTCAATGGTGCAAACAAATACAATTAAAGGTCCAGGAAGTTTAGATGGTTCTACAATTAGAATCAAAGAGACTGGAAAAGCTCTTTCAATGAGTGCAGATTGTAATACAAGATTTTGTTACATAAACCCACAATTAGGAGCAGCAGCAGCTGTTATGGAAAGTGGTAGAAATGTTGCTATGAGTGGAGCAGTTCCAAAAGCAATTACAGATTGTTTGAACTTCGGAAATCCACAAAATCCAGAAGTTATGTGGCAGTTTAAAGAGAGTTGTGAAGGTATTAAAAATGCTTGTAGAGCTTTAAATACTCCTGTTATTGGTGGAAATGTTTCACTATATAATGAAACAAATGGAGTTAGTGTATTTCCTACTCCTTCAATTGCAATGGTTGGAATAAATGAAGATGCACAAAATGTGCTTCCTTCTAAATTTCAAGCAAATGGAAATATATTGTATCTTTTAGGTGATACTTATAGTGAATTTGGTGGAAGTTTATATCTAAAAAAATTTTATGGAAAAGTTGCTGGAACTCATCCTAAGGTTGATTTTGAAAAAGAGTTAGCTTTATGGAATACAGTAATTGAAGCAAACAAAGCCAAACTTTTAAAAAGTGCTAAAGATGTAAATCTTGGTGGAGTTGCTATTTCACTAGCAAAAATGGCAGTTGTTGGAAATATTGGAGTTGAGGCAAATATATCACTTGAAGATTCAAAAGATATTTTTAGTGAATCTTTAAGTAGAGCAATTGTTGAAGTTCAGTTAAATAATTGTGAAGCTTTTGAAAAATTAGCTTCTAAAAATGGAGTTTCTTATGTAGCTATCGGAAAAACAGGTGGAGACAAAGTTATTATAAATGATATTTTTAAAGAGTTAGATAATTTGAGTAAAGTTTACTTTAACAGATTTAAAGAAGTAATAGAACAAGATCAATAA
- a CDS encoding L,D-transpeptidase family protein encodes MLKLVIVVFLSVNLFSKDFLELYRTQGINAVEKELEKSLRDVNSWKKYLENKNVDYGFYETKEYVIVAQKNNKEMSLFAKNGDDFKKISKDNMIIGEKAGDKYLEGDKKTPEGSYDLVQKRTGLDQFYGPLALVTSYPNNFDQSLNKKGHGIWIHGMPLNGDRENYTQGCLALNNEKLKELEKNIDYKKTVLITSSDEFKKAKKDDIALILSSIYKWKDAWKVSNINEYLSFYSKDFKRSDRSDFNTFANQKKQVFAKNENKVINLYNMDISPYPNSLGKKIYRAVMDEEYYSPSVKFVGKKELFIEIANNKVQILAED; translated from the coding sequence TTGTTAAAGTTGGTTATTGTAGTATTTTTATCTGTAAATCTTTTTTCTAAAGATTTTTTAGAGTTGTATAGAACTCAAGGGATAAACGCAGTAGAAAAAGAACTTGAAAAGAGTTTAAGAGATGTTAACTCATGGAAAAAATACCTTGAAAATAAAAATGTAGATTACGGTTTTTATGAGACAAAAGAGTATGTTATTGTTGCGCAAAAAAACAATAAAGAGATGAGTTTGTTTGCAAAAAATGGAGATGATTTTAAAAAAATCTCAAAAGATAATATGATTATTGGTGAAAAAGCTGGTGATAAATATTTAGAAGGTGATAAAAAAACTCCTGAAGGTTCTTATGATTTAGTTCAAAAAAGAACAGGGCTTGACCAATTTTATGGACCTTTAGCACTTGTTACTTCATATCCGAATAATTTTGACCAAAGTTTAAATAAAAAAGGTCATGGAATTTGGATACATGGAATGCCTTTAAATGGAGATAGAGAAAATTATACTCAAGGCTGCTTAGCACTAAATAATGAGAAATTAAAAGAACTAGAAAAAAATATTGATTATAAAAAAACTGTATTAATAACTAGTAGTGATGAGTTTAAAAAAGCAAAAAAAGACGATATAGCTCTTATTCTAAGTTCAATATACAAGTGGAAAGATGCATGGAAAGTATCAAACATAAATGAGTACTTATCTTTTTATTCAAAAGATTTTAAAAGATCGGATAGAAGTGATTTTAATACTTTTGCAAATCAAAAAAAGCAAGTTTTTGCTAAAAATGAGAATAAGGTAATTAATCTTTATAATATGGATATAAGTCCTTATCCAAACTCTTTGGGTAAAAAAATATATAGAGCTGTTATGGATGAGGAATATTATAGTCCATCTGTTAAGTTTGTTGGTAAAAAAGAGCTTTTTATTGAAATTGCAAATAACAAAGTACAAATTTTAGCTGAAGATTAA
- a CDS encoding peptidoglycan DD-metalloendopeptidase family protein produces MKKIILLICVLFNTLFSAQIEELSWQKGESFLTFLEKNKIPLKLYYDLDKEDQELCSEIQSGNRFFSYTEDDGSLTQALIPVSLDMQIHIYKDSSNDYKFQTLPINYTENSELIAIPITESISNDILKATGDVTIAAILSSLFSNSNADFKKMKKGDFIAIEYNQKTYMGKLHGMPEINAAMIQINGKPFYRFRNSKDDKYYDENGIGFTKTYLFQIPLTFTRVSSPFTNKRYHPVLKRYRAHLGTDFAAPTGRNIYAASDGRVEFVGTQSGYGKTVIINHQNGYKTLYAHQNGFAKGLRQGQMIKKGTHIGYVGSTGLSSGPHLHLGMYRNNVAIDPMTVLQRPKFEGLDPKDKSTFLANTKGIISKFNKQIENDNRTTPTRLDRISDRSIINLF; encoded by the coding sequence GTGAAAAAAATTATTTTACTTATTTGCGTTTTATTTAATACACTATTTTCGGCTCAAATAGAAGAGCTTTCTTGGCAAAAAGGAGAAAGTTTTTTAACATTTTTAGAAAAAAATAAAATCCCTTTAAAGTTATACTATGACTTGGATAAAGAAGATCAAGAACTTTGTAGTGAAATTCAATCTGGAAATAGATTTTTCTCATACACAGAAGATGATGGAAGTTTAACACAAGCTCTAATTCCTGTCTCACTAGATATGCAAATACATATTTATAAAGATAGTTCAAATGATTACAAATTTCAAACTCTACCTATTAACTATACTGAAAACTCTGAATTAATAGCTATTCCTATAACAGAATCTATATCAAATGATATTTTAAAAGCAACAGGAGATGTTACAATAGCAGCTATTTTAAGCTCTCTATTTAGTAACTCAAATGCTGATTTTAAAAAAATGAAAAAAGGTGATTTTATAGCTATTGAATACAATCAAAAAACTTATATGGGAAAACTTCATGGTATGCCTGAAATAAATGCTGCTATGATTCAAATAAATGGAAAACCATTTTATAGGTTTAGAAATAGCAAGGATGATAAATATTATGATGAAAATGGTATTGGGTTTACGAAAACTTATCTTTTTCAAATACCCCTTACATTTACAAGAGTTTCAAGTCCATTTACAAACAAAAGATACCACCCTGTTTTAAAAAGATATAGAGCTCATTTAGGTACAGATTTTGCAGCACCTACAGGAAGAAATATATATGCAGCAAGTGATGGGAGAGTTGAGTTTGTAGGAACTCAAAGTGGATATGGAAAAACTGTTATAATAAATCATCAAAATGGATATAAAACTTTATATGCACATCAAAATGGATTTGCAAAAGGTCTAAGACAAGGACAAATGATAAAAAAAGGTACACATATTGGATATGTTGGTTCAACTGGACTTAGCTCAGGACCACATTTACACTTAGGAATGTATAGAAATAATGTTGCAATTGATCCAATGACTGTTTTACAAAGACCAAAATTTGAAGGACTTGACCCAAAAGACAAATCTACATTTTTGGCAAATACTAAGGGTATTATATCTAAGTTTAATAAGCAAATAGAAAATGATAATAGAACAACTCCAACAAGATTAGATAGAATTTCAGATAGAAGTATTATTAACCTATTTTAA
- a CDS encoding nitrite/sulfite reductase: MAQLSELELLKASRNPLRVIDDLYKEALEGIPLKDEYIGLLKWYGMYPHINKDGLEDKKYFMKRIKLVDARMNLEQLRVMGEIGQKYAQGLVDFTTRQNVQFHYIEIKDIPAIFDLLNSVNLTSRMASGDGPRPIMTCPVTGIDEGEIYDVQNLLKEVDAYFDKNDDRFCNFPRKYKIGISGCKCHCAAHEIQDVAFTAFKTEDGEVLFDLTIGGGLSKSKQIATRANKYVKPDQVLDVAVACAEIFRDNGNRDNRNKARVRHLLNDWGIEKFVETIEKAIGYKLKDGFTAPVVASFENRNHFGINKQKQSGLSYVGFATNSGRVAGEDFVKFYEICKKYGAGGVALTATQNFLVYDIKNEVVQSLAEEFEALGYPYAPNPFRARLQSCTGKEFCKFGITETKEFAKKVVVELENRFPDFKEDVTIAISGCGNTCSHPQIADIGFVGAMIRHEGERVEGYDVLLGGNLEGTSKSRIARKIGVKVPSTGVVDYIEKLINDYKNDNLGQVRFKDYLAVLQPVGFVEDSE, from the coding sequence ATGGCACAATTATCAGAACTTGAACTTTTGAAAGCTTCAAGAAATCCGCTTAGAGTAATAGACGATTTATACAAAGAAGCATTAGAAGGGATTCCTTTGAAAGATGAGTATATTGGACTTTTAAAATGGTACGGAATGTATCCTCACATAAATAAAGATGGATTAGAAGATAAAAAATATTTTATGAAAAGAATAAAGTTAGTTGATGCTAGAATGAATTTAGAACAATTAAGAGTTATGGGAGAAATTGGGCAAAAATATGCTCAAGGTTTGGTTGATTTTACAACAAGACAAAATGTTCAGTTCCACTATATTGAAATAAAAGATATTCCAGCTATTTTTGATTTACTAAATAGTGTAAACCTAACTTCAAGAATGGCATCAGGTGATGGTCCAAGACCTATTATGACTTGTCCTGTTACTGGTATTGATGAAGGTGAGATTTATGATGTTCAAAATCTTTTAAAAGAGGTTGATGCATATTTTGATAAGAATGATGATAGATTTTGTAACTTTCCACGAAAATATAAAATAGGAATTAGTGGTTGTAAATGCCACTGTGCAGCACATGAGATTCAAGATGTTGCTTTTACAGCTTTTAAAACAGAAGATGGTGAAGTTTTATTTGATTTAACTATTGGTGGTGGATTATCAAAATCAAAACAAATAGCAACAAGAGCAAATAAATATGTAAAGCCAGATCAAGTTTTAGATGTAGCAGTTGCTTGTGCAGAAATTTTTAGAGATAATGGAAATAGAGATAATAGAAACAAAGCAAGAGTTAGACATCTTTTAAATGATTGGGGAATTGAAAAATTTGTAGAGACAATAGAAAAAGCTATTGGATATAAACTTAAAGATGGTTTTACAGCTCCAGTTGTTGCATCTTTTGAAAATAGAAATCACTTTGGAATAAATAAACAAAAACAATCAGGACTCTCTTATGTTGGATTTGCAACAAATTCAGGAAGAGTTGCTGGAGAGGATTTCGTAAAGTTTTATGAAATTTGTAAAAAATATGGTGCTGGTGGAGTTGCACTTACAGCAACTCAAAACTTCTTAGTTTATGATATAAAAAATGAGGTAGTTCAATCTTTGGCAGAGGAGTTTGAAGCTTTAGGTTACCCATATGCACCAAATCCATTTAGAGCAAGATTACAATCATGTACAGGAAAAGAGTTCTGTAAATTTGGTATAACTGAAACAAAAGAGTTTGCAAAAAAAGTTGTTGTTGAGCTTGAAAATAGATTTCCAGATTTCAAAGAAGATGTAACTATTGCTATTTCTGGTTGTGGAAATACATGTTCTCATCCACAAATTGCTGATATTGGATTTGTTGGAGCTATGATTAGACACGAAGGTGAAAGAGTTGAGGGTTATGATGTACTTCTTGGTGGAAATTTAGAAGGTACAAGCAAAAGTAGAATTGCTAGAAAAATTGGTGTAAAAGTTCCTTCAACTGGTGTTGTTGATTATATAGAGAAGCTTATTAATGACTATAAAAATGATAATTTGGGACAAGTAAGATTTAAAGATTATTTAGCAGTTTTACAGCCAGTTGGTTTTGTAGAAGATAGTGAATAA
- a CDS encoding peptidase M42 — MSASFSNEPKDFTLFLDLLKQLIRVPSVTGAEHSFLLYLKRELEEIGIKTEHYDGLLVASGKEPSNGILSAHIDRHGVICTGPNEFQFAAFLAKNRSDLRGNSLSEQTFQQISQRYINQNVHAYEPFSGGYLGIGKITDAFLKEEINNLVFKIEGLNHLLPSTPIAFVDKLKQNGNLISAQLDNVLSAAIILYLYQHGFAGTAFFTAQEEAGKSWRFVHEWFKKNKISTDKLVVLDTSPYETREEADKQLVVLRNKDVNAKFKSPLLKELKQFCKKNKISFSCKDKFIIEKNKLREKEGLKPISIGSTELGRIVMESNGQIQGSTLQIPTTGYHTVDETASVESIKAIIFILSSFYIKTVNI, encoded by the coding sequence TTGAGTGCTTCATTTTCAAATGAGCCAAAAGATTTTACTCTATTTTTAGATTTACTAAAACAGCTTATTCGGGTTCCTTCTGTTACAGGAGCTGAGCACTCTTTTTTACTTTATTTAAAAAGAGAGCTTGAAGAGATTGGTATAAAAACAGAGCATTATGATGGACTTTTAGTCGCTAGTGGTAAAGAACCATCAAATGGTATATTAAGTGCACATATAGATAGACACGGAGTTATTTGCACAGGTCCAAATGAGTTCCAATTTGCAGCTTTTTTAGCAAAAAATCGCTCTGATTTAAGAGGAAATTCACTTTCAGAACAAACTTTTCAACAAATTTCACAAAGATATATAAATCAAAATGTTCATGCTTACGAGCCATTTAGTGGAGGCTATTTAGGTATTGGAAAAATTACGGATGCTTTTTTAAAAGAAGAGATAAATAATTTAGTCTTTAAAATAGAAGGTTTAAATCACCTACTTCCTAGTACTCCAATTGCTTTTGTAGATAAACTCAAACAAAATGGCAACTTAATCTCTGCGCAACTTGACAATGTTTTAAGTGCAGCAATTATTTTATATCTTTATCAGCATGGATTTGCTGGAACTGCATTTTTTACAGCTCAAGAAGAAGCTGGTAAAAGTTGGAGATTTGTTCACGAATGGTTTAAAAAAAATAAAATATCAACAGATAAACTGGTTGTTCTTGACACAAGCCCTTATGAAACTAGAGAAGAAGCCGATAAGCAACTTGTAGTTTTAAGAAATAAGGATGTAAATGCAAAGTTTAAATCACCTCTTTTAAAAGAGCTTAAACAATTTTGTAAGAAAAATAAAATATCATTTTCTTGTAAAGATAAGTTTATAATTGAAAAAAATAAATTAAGAGAAAAAGAGGGATTAAAACCTATTAGTATTGGAAGTACAGAGTTAGGAAGAATTGTTATGGAATCAAATGGACAAATTCAAGGTTCAACTTTGCAAATTCCAACTACTGGTTATCATACAGTTGATGAGACAGCATCTGTTGAATCTATTAAGGCAATTATTTTTATTTTGAGTAGTTTTTATATAAAAACTGTTAATATTTAA
- a CDS encoding helix-hairpin-helix domain-containing protein — translation MNLIELLKDKTNLPINIIENIIKLLEEGCTIPFIARYRKEFTNGASDIELRVFEEVFEYSKKLIQRKDEIKNLLKEKNFLDEKLIKFLDEATTLQALEDIYAPFKDKKSSRTTTALENGLEPLSNIIQSMKYTKEECNQKANQFLNENIKTINEAISGAKDIIAQRYADDFKSKEVLRNLIQNWGVLEVTPTKEFDKNGLYSNFANTNEKIKYIKSHRVLAILRAVNEKQLSLKVEIDENHILENIKKYKIPTNASSSKELVFDAYKDGLKRLLLPTLKREAISNLKEKAGIEAIELFGKNLKELLLTAPLVNQVILGIDPGFKTGCKLAVIDENGHFLDSSVIYPTKPKEDLINSSKTVLELIKKYKITAIAIGNGTASRETANFIDDLLKNEELKKDNFEVKYAIVSEIGASVYSASKIASQEYPNLDVTIRGAISIAQRLRDPMAALVKIDPKSLGIGQYQHDVNQKELEKKLENITIDLVNKVGIDLNSASYKLLSFISGISEKLAQNIVEHREKIKKFNSKEQLLKVKGLGEKAFIQSVGFLRIKNGLSILDNTAIHPEDYELTSILQKKYTIKELEEIKDFETMALELNCSILKLKDIVNELLKPGYDVRIEFNQVKFSNDVLDINDLKEGFILNGIVRNITDFGAFVDIGLKNDALLHISQISEKRVSHPSEVLSINQNLENLKVISVDFEKQRVGISLK, via the coding sequence ATGAATTTAATAGAACTACTAAAAGATAAAACAAATCTACCTATAAATATTATTGAAAATATAATAAAACTCCTTGAAGAAGGATGCACTATTCCTTTTATTGCAAGATATAGAAAAGAGTTTACAAATGGTGCAAGTGATATTGAGCTTAGAGTATTTGAAGAAGTTTTTGAATATTCAAAAAAATTAATTCAAAGAAAAGATGAGATAAAAAATCTATTAAAAGAGAAAAACTTTTTAGATGAAAAACTAATAAAATTTTTGGATGAAGCTACAACTTTACAAGCTTTGGAAGATATTTATGCACCATTTAAAGATAAAAAATCTTCAAGAACTACAACTGCTTTAGAAAATGGACTTGAACCATTATCAAATATTATTCAAAGTATGAAATATACAAAAGAAGAGTGTAATCAAAAAGCGAATCAATTTTTAAATGAAAATATCAAAACTATAAACGAAGCAATAAGTGGAGCGAAAGATATAATAGCTCAAAGATACGCAGATGATTTTAAGTCAAAAGAAGTTTTAAGAAATTTAATACAAAATTGGGGTGTTTTAGAAGTAACTCCTACAAAAGAGTTTGATAAAAATGGTCTTTATTCAAATTTTGCAAATACAAATGAAAAAATAAAATATATAAAATCTCATAGAGTTTTGGCAATTTTAAGAGCTGTAAATGAAAAGCAACTATCACTTAAAGTTGAAATTGATGAAAATCATATTTTAGAAAATATTAAAAAATACAAAATTCCTACAAATGCTTCTAGTTCAAAAGAGTTAGTATTTGATGCTTACAAAGATGGTTTAAAAAGATTGTTACTACCTACTTTAAAAAGAGAGGCTATTTCAAACTTAAAAGAGAAAGCTGGAATTGAAGCAATAGAACTATTTGGAAAAAATCTAAAAGAGCTACTTCTTACAGCTCCACTTGTAAATCAAGTAATTTTAGGAATTGACCCTGGATTTAAAACTGGTTGTAAACTTGCAGTTATTGATGAAAATGGACATTTTTTAGATAGTTCTGTTATATATCCTACAAAACCTAAAGAGGATTTAATAAATTCATCAAAAACGGTACTAGAACTTATTAAAAAATATAAAATTACTGCTATTGCTATTGGAAATGGTACTGCTTCAAGAGAAACTGCAAATTTTATTGATGATTTATTAAAAAATGAAGAGTTAAAAAAAGATAATTTTGAAGTCAAATATGCAATAGTTAGTGAAATTGGAGCTAGTGTTTATTCTGCTTCAAAAATAGCTTCGCAAGAGTATCCAAACCTTGATGTAACAATAAGAGGAGCTATTTCTATAGCACAAAGACTAAGAGACCCGATGGCAGCTTTAGTTAAAATTGACCCAAAATCACTAGGAATTGGTCAATACCAACATGATGTAAATCAAAAAGAACTAGAGAAAAAACTAGAAAATATCACAATAGATTTAGTAAATAAAGTTGGGATTGATTTAAACTCTGCTTCATATAAGCTTCTATCTTTTATATCTGGAATTAGTGAAAAATTAGCTCAGAATATAGTTGAGCATAGAGAAAAAATTAAAAAGTTTAATTCAAAAGAGCAACTTTTAAAAGTAAAAGGTTTGGGAGAAAAAGCATTTATTCAAAGTGTTGGATTCTTAAGAATTAAAAATGGTTTGTCTATTTTAGACAATACAGCAATTCATCCTGAAGATTATGAGCTTACTTCAATTTTACAAAAAAAATATACTATTAAAGAGCTAGAAGAGATAAAAGATTTTGAAACAATGGCACTTGAGCTAAATTGTTCTATATTAAAACTAAAAGATATAGTAAATGAATTGCTAAAACCAGGATATGATGTAAGAATTGAATTTAACCAAGTCAAATTCTCAAATGATGTTTTAGATATAAACGACTTAAAAGAGGGATTTATTTTGAATGGAATTGTTCGTAATATAACTGACTTTGGTGCTTTTGTAGATATTGGACTAAAAAATGATGCCCTACTTCATATTTCACAAATTAGTGAAAAAAGAGTTTCGCATCCAAGCGAAGTTTTAAGTATAAATCAAAACCTTGAAAATCTAAAAGTAATAAGTGTTGATTTTGAAAAACAAAGAGTTGGTATTAGCTTAAAATAG